The following coding sequences are from one Rathayibacter sp. VKM Ac-2760 window:
- a CDS encoding UPF0182 family protein produces the protein MSSAATEAPPRKRRSVLAVTVVVVAVLVVAFFVFAGLYTDILWYDQLGFLSVLTTQWFAAGGLFAVGFVAMAVPVFISLTLAYRLRPVYAKLNSQIDRYQQVVEPLRRLATFGIPAVLGLFAGVSSSTRWQTSLTFWNRTPSGDVDPLFGLDTSFYLFELPFYQSIVGFASAVLIISALATLATGYLYGAIRINGREVRISKSSRIQLAIIAALYLLVQAVSLWLDQYATLSRQGPRITGATYASVNATIPGLQILAAISALIAVLFIVTAFIGRWRLPVIGTALLIVASLLVGSLYPWVVQKFQVDPNERELESTYIQDNIDMTRQAYGVSDVEVIPYDATTDAEPGALRSDAETTANIRILDPAVVTDAFSQLQQFRQYYSFGDQQNALDVDRYSIDGSTQDAVVGVRELNLNGLGTNQTWYNQTLVYTHGYGLVAAYGNQRSADGEPVFIESGVPTTGDLGDYEPRIYFGENSPGYSIVGGDDDRNIELDYPSGTEGEQQTYTTFDGNGGPSLDNVFKKLVYAIKFQSEQIFLSDGVNDQSQILYDRDPVQRVQKVAPYLTLDSDAYPTVVDGRVVWVVDGYTTSADYPYSEVQSLSQAIADTNTQQQFPTDDVNYIRNSVKATVDAYDGSVTLYAWDTEDPILQTWQKIFPSTVEPISAMSGELLSHVRYPEDLFKVQRAVLGTYHVTDAGSFYSREAAWSTPNDPTSGGTTTAPVTGDTLQPPYYLTLQTPDVETPSYSLYSTYIPASTPGSQASRNVLTGYLVADSDAGSTEGAIADGYGTLRLLELPSDDTVPGPGQVQNAFNTDPTVANQLALLQRGDTNVTRGNLLTLPVGGGLLYVQPIYVSSNGDTSFPLLQKVLVAFGDDIAFEDTLDAALDSLFGGDSGADAGDTGTVVTPTPTPTDTADPGTDTGTGDTGTGGTTPTGDQTELQAALSDASTALAARETALRAGDLTAFAAADEQLTEALQRALAAEGQQ, from the coding sequence GCCGTCCCGGTCTTCATCAGCCTGACCCTGGCGTACCGGCTGCGCCCGGTCTACGCGAAGCTGAACTCGCAGATCGACCGCTACCAGCAGGTCGTCGAGCCGCTGCGCCGCCTCGCGACCTTCGGCATCCCGGCCGTCCTCGGCCTCTTCGCCGGCGTCTCCTCGTCCACGCGCTGGCAGACGAGCCTGACCTTCTGGAACCGCACGCCCTCGGGCGACGTCGACCCGCTGTTCGGCCTCGACACGTCCTTCTACCTCTTCGAGCTGCCCTTCTACCAGAGCATCGTCGGGTTCGCCTCGGCCGTCCTCATCATCTCGGCGCTCGCCACCCTGGCCACCGGCTACCTCTACGGTGCGATCCGGATCAACGGCCGCGAGGTGCGGATCTCGAAGTCCTCGCGCATCCAGCTCGCGATCATCGCCGCGCTCTACCTCCTCGTGCAGGCGGTCAGCCTCTGGCTCGACCAGTACGCGACCCTCAGCCGCCAGGGCCCCCGGATCACCGGAGCGACCTACGCCTCCGTGAACGCGACGATCCCCGGACTGCAGATCCTCGCCGCGATCTCCGCGCTGATCGCCGTGCTCTTCATCGTCACGGCCTTCATCGGCCGCTGGCGCCTGCCCGTCATCGGCACGGCGCTCCTCATCGTCGCGAGCCTGCTCGTCGGCTCGCTCTACCCGTGGGTCGTGCAGAAGTTCCAGGTCGACCCGAACGAGCGCGAGCTCGAGTCGACGTACATCCAGGACAACATCGACATGACCCGGCAGGCCTACGGCGTCTCGGACGTCGAGGTCATCCCGTACGACGCGACGACGGACGCCGAGCCGGGCGCGCTGCGCTCCGACGCGGAGACCACGGCGAACATCCGCATCCTCGACCCCGCGGTCGTCACCGACGCGTTCTCGCAGCTGCAGCAGTTCCGCCAGTACTACTCCTTCGGCGACCAGCAGAACGCGCTCGACGTCGACCGCTACTCGATCGACGGCTCCACGCAGGACGCCGTGGTCGGCGTCCGCGAGCTCAACCTCAACGGCCTCGGCACGAACCAGACCTGGTACAACCAGACGCTCGTCTACACCCACGGCTACGGCCTGGTCGCCGCCTACGGCAACCAGCGCTCGGCCGACGGCGAGCCCGTCTTCATCGAGTCCGGCGTCCCGACGACCGGTGACCTCGGTGACTACGAGCCGCGGATCTACTTCGGCGAGAACTCGCCCGGCTACTCGATCGTCGGCGGCGACGACGACCGCAACATCGAGCTCGACTACCCGTCGGGCACCGAGGGCGAGCAGCAGACGTACACGACCTTCGACGGCAACGGCGGCCCCTCGCTGGACAACGTCTTCAAGAAGCTCGTCTACGCGATCAAGTTCCAGTCCGAGCAGATCTTCCTCTCGGACGGCGTGAACGATCAGTCGCAGATCCTCTACGACCGCGACCCCGTGCAGCGCGTGCAGAAGGTCGCCCCGTACCTGACCCTCGACTCGGACGCCTACCCGACCGTCGTCGACGGCCGCGTGGTCTGGGTGGTCGACGGCTACACCACCTCCGCGGACTACCCGTACTCGGAGGTGCAGAGCCTCTCGCAGGCGATCGCCGACACCAACACCCAGCAGCAGTTCCCGACCGACGACGTGAACTACATCCGCAACTCGGTCAAGGCGACGGTCGACGCCTACGACGGCAGCGTCACGCTCTACGCCTGGGACACCGAGGACCCGATCCTGCAGACCTGGCAGAAGATCTTCCCGAGCACCGTCGAGCCCATCAGCGCGATGTCCGGCGAGCTCCTCAGCCACGTCCGCTACCCGGAGGACCTCTTCAAGGTCCAGCGCGCCGTGCTCGGCACCTACCACGTCACCGACGCCGGCTCGTTCTACTCCCGCGAGGCCGCCTGGTCGACGCCCAACGACCCGACCAGCGGCGGCACGACCACCGCACCGGTCACCGGCGACACCCTGCAGCCGCCGTACTACCTGACGCTGCAGACGCCCGACGTCGAGACGCCGTCCTACTCGCTGTACTCAACGTACATCCCGGCGAGCACACCCGGCAGCCAGGCGAGCCGCAACGTGCTCACCGGCTACCTGGTCGCCGACTCGGACGCGGGGTCGACGGAGGGTGCGATCGCCGACGGCTACGGCACGCTCCGGCTGCTCGAGCTGCCGAGCGACGACACGGTGCCCGGCCCCGGCCAGGTGCAGAACGCGTTCAACACCGACCCGACGGTCGCGAACCAGCTCGCACTGCTGCAGCGCGGTGACACCAACGTCACCCGCGGCAACCTGCTCACCCTCCCGGTCGGCGGCGGACTGCTCTACGTGCAGCCGATCTACGTCAGCTCGAACGGCGACACGAGCTTCCCGCTCCTGCAGAAGGTGCTGGTCGCGTTCGGTGACGACATCGCCTTCGAGGACACCCTCGACGCCGCCCTCGACAGCCTCTTCGGCGGCGACTCGGGAGCGGATGCGGGCGACACCGGTACGGTCGTCACTCCGACCCCGACGCCGACCGACACGGCGGACCCGGGAACGGACACCGGCACGGGCGACACGGGCACCGGTGGCACGACTCCGACGGGTGACCAGACCGAGCTGCAGGCCGCGCTGAGCGACGCCAGCACTGCTCTCGCGGCTCGCGAGACCGCGCTGCGGGCCGGCGACCTGACCGCCTTCGCGGCGGCCGACGAGCAGCTCACCGAGGCGCTCCAGCGGGCGCTGGCGGCCGAGGGGCAGCAGTAG